A genomic region of Chrysiogenes arsenatis DSM 11915 contains the following coding sequences:
- the asnB gene encoding asparagine synthase (glutamine-hydrolyzing), with the protein MCGITGIFDRHQRERIDANALRAMTSALLHRGPDDVGFHQEKNLGLGFRRLAIVDLVGGNQPLYNEDRSLVLICNGEIFNFRELRAGLEQRGHRFTTNTDVEVILHLYEEEGVAFIPRLNGQFAFALYDTTQRRVLLARDHVGIAPLFYTDQDGLFLFASEIKGLLQHPSVKREVDLTGLDQVFAFPGCLAPRTMFRHIRSLQAGHYMLVGKDGMSEHQYWDMHYPREREIAYQDENHYLERLDEALQNAVKLRLLGDVPVGYYLSGGLDSSMIAGILHTLIPDERRHSFSIGFTQPEIDETHFQRMMAAHVGSIHHESRFDWPQISEGFRTMIRHAESPLRESYDTCSIALSRAVREAGMKVVLIGEGADELFAGYYGYKFDRQRQELGDDDPFDPEALLEKELRQELWGDESFIYEKNLYQFQGVREALYSSRALEQFHEFNAVRAGVVDTRKLVGRHPVHRRAYIDLKLRLASHLLSDHGDRAAFANSVEARYPFLDINVLNLVREIPPDLKLHGLTEKYLLKRLGERYIPAPIRERQKFGFVAPGSPYLLGQSLEWVQDTLSRSTIERQGFFNPDVVERLIAQYRSPGFQLNVPYEDDLLMIVLSFGIFMDEFAMPAL; encoded by the coding sequence ATGTGTGGCATCACGGGAATTTTTGATCGACACCAACGCGAACGAATCGACGCAAACGCGCTCCGCGCTATGACCTCCGCCCTACTCCATCGTGGGCCGGATGACGTCGGTTTTCACCAAGAAAAAAACCTGGGACTCGGCTTTCGTCGTCTCGCTATTGTCGATTTAGTCGGCGGCAACCAACCGCTCTACAACGAAGATCGCTCACTGGTGCTGATTTGTAATGGCGAAATCTTTAACTTCCGTGAATTGCGCGCTGGTTTAGAACAGCGCGGCCATCGCTTTACTACCAACACGGACGTCGAAGTCATCCTGCACCTGTACGAAGAAGAAGGGGTCGCTTTCATCCCGCGCCTGAACGGCCAATTTGCGTTTGCACTCTATGACACCACGCAGCGCCGCGTACTGCTGGCGCGCGATCATGTTGGGATAGCGCCGCTTTTTTATACCGATCAAGACGGGCTTTTCCTTTTCGCCTCAGAAATCAAGGGACTCTTGCAACATCCCAGCGTCAAGCGCGAAGTCGATCTCACTGGCCTTGATCAAGTCTTTGCCTTCCCCGGCTGTCTCGCCCCACGCACCATGTTTCGCCACATTCGCAGCCTGCAAGCGGGCCATTATATGCTGGTGGGAAAAGACGGTATGAGCGAGCACCAATACTGGGATATGCACTACCCGCGCGAAAGGGAAATTGCCTATCAGGATGAAAACCATTATCTGGAACGACTGGACGAAGCCCTGCAAAATGCTGTCAAGCTCCGCCTGCTCGGCGATGTTCCCGTCGGCTATTACCTTTCTGGTGGGCTTGATTCTTCGATGATTGCCGGAATTTTACATACCTTGATTCCCGACGAACGACGCCATTCCTTTTCGATAGGCTTTACCCAGCCAGAAATTGACGAAACGCACTTTCAACGGATGATGGCCGCCCATGTTGGCTCCATCCACCATGAATCCCGCTTTGACTGGCCACAGATCAGCGAAGGCTTCCGTACTATGATTCGCCATGCCGAAAGTCCACTGCGCGAAAGTTACGACACCTGTTCCATTGCACTATCGCGCGCGGTGCGGGAAGCGGGGATGAAAGTGGTGCTGATTGGCGAAGGGGCGGATGAGCTTTTTGCTGGTTACTACGGATATAAGTTTGACCGCCAGCGGCAAGAGTTAGGCGATGACGACCCCTTTGACCCCGAAGCGCTGCTGGAAAAAGAGTTGCGACAAGAGCTGTGGGGCGATGAATCCTTTATTTACGAAAAAAATCTCTACCAGTTTCAGGGCGTGCGCGAAGCACTCTACTCCAGCCGCGCGCTGGAGCAGTTCCATGAATTCAATGCTGTGCGCGCGGGGGTGGTTGATACCCGCAAGCTCGTTGGGCGTCACCCCGTTCATCGCCGCGCCTATATTGATTTAAAGTTGCGCCTCGCCTCGCATTTATTGTCCGATCATGGCGACCGCGCGGCCTTTGCCAATTCGGTGGAAGCGCGTTACCCATTTCTGGATATCAACGTACTGAACCTCGTCCGTGAAATTCCTCCTGACCTTAAACTCCACGGCTTAACCGAAAAATATCTCCTGAAACGGCTTGGCGAAAGGTATATCCCCGCGCCCATTCGCGAACGGCAAAAATTTGGTTTTGTCGCCCCCGGCAGCCCATATTTGCTTGGGCAATCGCTGGAATGGGTGCAGGATACCCTTTCGCGCAGCACGATTGAGCGACAAGGGTTTTTTAATCCCGATGTCGTCGAACGGCTGATAGCTCAGTACCGTTCACCCGGATTTCAACTCAATGTGCCGTATGAAGATGATTTATTGATGATCGTCCTGAGTTTTGGCATATTTATGGATGAGTTTGCGATGCCTGCGTTGTGA